One genomic segment of Naumovozyma castellii chromosome 7, complete genome includes these proteins:
- the ESBP6 gene encoding Esbp6p (ancestral locus Anc_2.145), whose protein sequence is MPEQISLDSSSRSSVETTEINSFTSLPAQQREDPISRQRSWFSNRDAESINSGAPSLARTVTRTVAEIWKAVQDDNQQADKEIGDGKDLNKLLEYKFDVGDAIRMETNLEEEEDNEETERAELRKTTTNATSKLRTKGSDTESSDHATASIASRRNEQDLEKFESESFENGENLEEQPTVKRVFTNKEKGAVDLPPDGGYGWIVVMGITLIFINSWGCNSAFGIFLSFYLTNNTYAGATKYDYALIAGLTVFLGQGLPPFVMVLARVIGMKPTMLIGALLLFAGDILASFSTRLWELYLTQGVMNGVAISLLFTPATTILPGWFLKKRAVSMGISLMGTGAGGVIYGLASNKMIQDNGNTKWCLRMLAITCTISNFIAIAIIKERNGAKPLGVKSWKPIKKEFIRMLSWKVIRTKPFLPLIAVWFTLALLGYNLMIFTLSAYAVARGMSAHNGSTLTAILNGCQVIGRPLMGLSGDKFGRANVTIALTFLLTIFMFAFWIPAHTFIQLIFFCIMVGSCVGVANVMNTVMVADLLGPQWFLPGWAFVNYSGAPVLLVVEVIAQALTDPKDKSNPYFHTQIFAGCCFVCALILIMPIRELSVRLKLEERQKINDARFKDTVIPEDDEATMADWDVLEHRRVKYDRLLGPGLKKYFLRMAYPMKV, encoded by the coding sequence ATGCCAGAACAAATTTCTCTGGACTCATCAAGTCGAAGCAGTGTGGAGACTACAGAAATTAACTCCTTTACCTCGTTACCAGCACAGCAACGAGAAGACCCCATTTCCAGACAGAGAAGTTGGTTCTCCAACAGAGATGCCGAATCTATTAACTCCGGAGCACCCTCTTTGGCTAGAACAGTAACCAGAACGGTCGCCGAAATTTGGAAGGCTGTTCAGGATGATAACCAGCAAGCCGATAAGGAAATCGGAGATGGGAAggatttaaataaattattagaataCAAATTCGATGTCGGTGATGCTATTAGAATGGAAACAAATctagaagaggaagaggatAACGAGGAGACCGAACGAGCGGAACTCAGGAAGACCACTACAAATGCCACTTCAAAATTGAGGACAAAGGGATCAGACACTGAGTCATCAGATCATGCTACTGCGTCTATTGCCTCGAGAAGAAATGAAcaagatttggaaaaatttgaatctgAAAGTTTTGAGAATGGTGAAAATTTAGAAGAACAACCCACCGTTAAGAGAGTCTTCACTAATAAGGAAAAGGGTGCTGTGGATTTACCCCCTGATGGGGGATATGGATGGATCGTCGTAATGGGTATTACactcatcttcattaatagTTGGGGTTGTAATTCTGCATTTGGTATCTTCTTAAGTTTTTACCTGACTAATAACACATATGCAGGCGCTACTAAGTATGATTATGCACTCATTGCAGGTTTAACTGTGTTCTTAGGTCAAGGTTTACCCCCTTTCGTTATGGTTTTGGCAAGAGTGATCGGTATGAAACCTACCATGCTCATCGGTGCTTTATTGTTATTCGCTGGTGATATATTAGcatcattttcaacaaGATTATGGGAATTATATTTGACTCAAGGAGTCATGAATGGGGTGGCAATTTCCTTATTATTTACACCAGCAACTACAATCTTACCTGGATGgtttttaaagaaaagagcCGTTTCCATGGGTATTAGTCTTATGGGTACTGGTGCAGGTGGGGTCATTTATGGATTAGCTTCCAATAAGATGATCCAAGATAACGGTAATACAAAATGGTGTCTTCGTATGTTAGCCATTACATGTACTATAAGTAATTTTATTGCTATTGCCATAATTAAAGAACGTAACGGTGCTAAACCATTAGGCGTGAAATCGTGGAAACCtataaagaaagaatttataAGAATGCTTTCATGGAAAGTAATTCGAACCAAACCTTTCTTACCATTGATTGCAGTGTGGTTTACTTTGGCTCTATTAGGttataatttaatgattttcACATTATCTGCATACGCCGTTGCCCGTGGAATGTCTGCTCATAATGGTTCCACATTAACTGCTATATTAAATGGATGTCAAGTCATTGGGAGACCTCTTATGGGGTTATCTGGTGATAAATTTGGCAGAGCAAATGTCACTATTGCAttaacatttttattaacaATCTTTATGTTTGCATTCTGGATCCCAGCTCATACCTTCATTCAATTAATCTTCTTTTGCATCATGGTCGGTTCATGTGTCGGTGTGGCAAATGTTATGAATACTGTCATGGTAGCCGATTTATTGGGTCCACAGTGGTTCTTGCCAGGCTGGGCATTTGTTAATTATTCAGGAGCACCTGTACTTTTAGTGGTTGAAGTTATTGCACAAGCATTAACTGATCCTAAAGATAAGAGTAACCCATACTTCCATACACAAATTTTTGCAGGGTGTTGCTTTGTATGTGCCCTTATTTTAATCATGCCCATTAGAGAATTATCTGTAAGATTAAAATTAGAGGAAAGGCAAAAGATAAATGATGCTAGGTTTAAAGATACTGTTATTcctgaagatgatgaggCGACAATGGCCGATTGGGATGTTTTAGAACATAGAAGAGTTAAATATGATAGATTATTAGGACCTggattaaagaaatatttcttgaGAATGGCCTACCCAATGAAAGTTTGA
- the SPC98 gene encoding Spc98p (ancestral locus Anc_2.144), translating into MDLDAALSPVLEALVPHALSDVSLRSLLRELSLLLRSPAKSSAHLQTILQVYKDQLPSTIENNASWQKLENLLLPLCSLKKNDDITKYLSVFQSMLSPGLPSPDGRNQRYSYQGPNRNLNSPFNPTISPNRAHSVYSESFENFDRYSDKRSLPSVYKDNRTINNTITLRELSDQYYRNMVPQDVMLRYAAYTLVATTSDMFPMDFNVIQIPSNIPNSDSAMLHLIFEAGLLYQSLNLIVNQHKSSNISPIKKALIIHLSKELRKYTAFINNLTISNNLTSLKALYIELFEYVSVLRIYFQFMEHFEATSGDMYLSEFHSWKSHGDLLVSRVATELFDCLLSLYFEYLFNWLVAAKVESTFNDFFIKVQDNHDEKINIIPVTLISEKLPHFLDGEMGNKIYIIGKTYIFLTKYCKELEKSNEFAKKYSVIYSNLLHNGISNELFNTINQQYDEILQITHTLLCEKFHYKNMLYALKDFLLMGKSDLIEILTKKAIDLLMSPATTIQGYRLTSSLQEAVQQSSINHWINQTDKNFIINGLDARVLDMGHGSVGWDIFTLDYNMEPPLSLVLNVNREGGKKEYLRIFNFLWRFKKNAYFFNDEMLRSNELLKMLSKIRVGNPLAKDILTKLSKFCILRSKLHQFNSMMESYCLNFIIEKEFNTLESKLNSTENDIILLGNKFSESDTTTPIQKPMKDILHLTVDSERNNNGNQVIRRTNSKTLLNIDELDNAHNTFLHSVRSHKLLLANSDSNIGTYSGNPYPISLMIIMETVFKFIEFYSKLNDISEKVLIQLNLADTGNLGDLLTQFTSASLSTVQEYKRFNHQLYVFCKDLKSDDEDDLRVLSRMLR; encoded by the coding sequence ATGGACCTAGATGCTGCTCTTTCACCAGTTTTAGAGGCACTGGTTCCTCACGCGTTATCTGATGTATCATTGAGGTCATTATTACGTGAACTGTCGCTACTGCTACGATCCCCTGCTAAATCAAGCGCACATTTACAAACAATTTTACAAGTATACAAGGATCAGCTTCCATCGACCATTGAGAACAATGCATCTTGGCAAAAACTAGAGAATCTACTGTTGCCGTTATGTTCACTCAAAAAAAACGATGATATTACCAAATATCTATCTGTATTTCAATCAATGCTCTCTCCTGGCTTACCGTCTCCTGATGGGAGAAATCAGAGGTACTCGTATCAAGGCCCTAAcagaaatttaaattctcCATTTAACCCAACAATCAGTCCGAACAGAGCACATAGCGTTTATTCAGAATCGTTCGAGAATTTTGATCGTTATTCCGACAAAAGATCGTTACCATCGGTATATAAGGACAACCGAACGATAAATAATACGATCACTTTACGTGAACTATCTGATCAATATTACAGAAATATGGTCCCCCAAGACGTAATGTTAAGATACGCAGCATATACGTTAGTAGCTACCACTTCTGACATGTTTCCCATGGATTTTAATGTAATTCAAATACCGTCAAACATTCCAAACTCAGATAGTGCTATGTTACACTTGATCTTTGAAGCTGGATTATTATACCAATCCTTAAACCTAATTGTCAATCAGCATAAATCTAGTAATATATCCCCAATCAAGAAAGCACTAATTATACACTTAAGCAAAGAATTACGAAAGTATACTgcatttattaataatctGACCATCTCAAATAATCTTACCTCTTTGAAAGCCCTCTATATCGAATTGTTTGAATACGTTTCGGTACtaagaatttattttcagttTATGGAGCACTTTGAAGCAACTTCAGGTGACATGTATCTTTCCGAATTCCATTCCTGGAAATCACATGGAGATTTATTGGTCAGCCGTGTAGCTACAGAATTGTTTGATTGCTTATTATCCCTCTATTTTGagtatttatttaattggCTTGTAGCTGCAAAGGTTGAATCGACATTTAATGACTTTTTCATAAAAGTACAAGATAATCATGATGAAAAGATCAATATCATACCTGTAACACTAATTAGCGAAAAATTACCACATTTCCTGGATGGTGAAATGGGCAATAAAATTTACATCATTGGAAAGACATATATCTTCCttacaaaatattgtaaagaattggaaaaatccAATGAGTTCgcaaaaaaatattcagtaatatattcaaatttattgCATAACGGTATATCAAATGAACTTTTCAATACCATTAATCAAcaatatgatgaaattttacaaattaCCCACACACTTTTatgtgaaaaattccattatAAAAACATGCTGTATGCTTTGAAGGATTTTCTACTAATGGGCAAAAGTGATCTTATAGAAATTTTGACTAAAAAGGCTATAGATCTATTAATGTCTCCAGCAACGACAATTCAAGGGTATAGATTAACAAGTTCACTACAAGAAGCTGTTCAACAATCATCAATAAACCATTGGATTAATCAAACCGacaaaaattttattataaatGGATTAGATGCACGAGTATTAGATATGGGTCATGGTTCTGTTGGTTGGGATATATTTACTCTGGATTATAACATGGAACCACCATTGTCTTTAGTGCTAAATGTGAACAGAGAAGGTGGTAAGAAGGAATATTTAAGAATCTTTAACTTTTTATGGAGATTTAAGAAGAACgcatattttttcaatgatgaGATGTTGAGGTCCAATgaattgttgaagatgCTGAGCAAAATAAGGGTAGGAAACCCACTAGCTAAAGATATACTTACcaaattatccaaattttgCATTCTACGATCCAAGTTGCACCAATTTAACAGCATGATGGAATCATATTGtctcaatttcattattgaaaaagaattcAATACTTTGGAATCCAAATTGAACTCCACTGAAAACGATATCATTCTCCTTGGCAACAAATTTTCAGAATCAGATACAACAACACCTATTCAAAAGCCAATGAAAGATATACTACACTTGACAGTTGACAGTGAAAGGAACAATAATGGAAATCAAGTTATCAGACGAACCAATTCTAAGACgttattgaatattgaCGAACTTGATAATGCGCACAACACTTTTTTACATAGCGTTCGTTCTCATAAACTTCTACTTGCTAATTCTGATAGTAATATCGGGACATATTCAGGTAATCCATACCCAATCTCGTTAATGATAATCATGGAAACTGTTTTCaagtttattgaattttattctaaattgaatgatataTCTGAAAAAGTgttaattcaattgaatttagCAGATACGGGAAATTTAGGTGACCTACTGACTCAGTTCACGTCAGCATCCTTGAGTACAGTACAAGAATATAAGAGATTTAACCATCAACTTTATGTTTTTTGcaaagatttgaaatctgacgatgaagatgatttgCGTGTATTAAGCAGGATGTTAAGGTAG